In a single window of the Papaver somniferum cultivar HN1 chromosome 8, ASM357369v1, whole genome shotgun sequence genome:
- the LOC113305032 gene encoding ethylene-responsive transcription factor ESR1-like, whose translation MEEAMRRLNGCTYSSEANIKLDLPLPFFSTATTTTEIQTQTPKKTNNKRTLKGTTGNGNGNGNGNVTPAAGCRYRGVRRRPWGRYAAEIRDPQSKERRWLGTFDTAEEAACAYDYAARVMRGSKARTNFVYPANSPPSSPLSHHHHHHNLPPLQFLSSKQSSPFPVHHHKPSYPSFSEWTTPNTSSKPSLRVINGYAVNLKDSNACDNSKSTSSVQLNTCFLDFLGSTSTAPSLTHEYHPIPYLKSSSCASYNFLPNPSSADDFKGSVNDYDIRTEPASPVNGMDFFQTESSDSGLLEEIIHGYFPKSISTPTTTAASRFNSPSSSSSPPLKTCKHNNTDDFDVEVNKTETEMSYVHHHVPSSTSNEMMNDEDFNLYLDYRRQQQKYEGVGLYSHQNNGFPAVGPCGEELMFENIVQYPELLDMFAAKLQNA comes from the coding sequence ATGGAAGAAGCAATGAGACGTCTAAATGGTTGCACATACTCATCGGAAGCTAACATCAAACTTGATCTACCATTACCCTTTTTTTCAACTGCAACAACCACCACcgaaatccaaacccaaacccccaaaaaaacaaacaacaaaagaacCTTAAAAGGTACTACTGGTAATGGTAATGGTAATGGTAATGGAAATGTTACACCTGCTGCTGGTTGTCGATATAGAGGTGTTCGGCGTCGACCATGGGGACGTTATGCAGCTGAAATACGTGACCCACAATCAAAAGAACGACGTTGGCTAGGTACGTTCGATACTGCTGAAGAAGCTGCCTGTGCTTATGATTATGCTGCTAGAGTTATGCGTGGTTCTAAAGCTAGAACTAACTTTGTTTACCCAGCTAATTCACCTCCTTCATCCCCTCTttcccatcatcaccaccaccacaatcTTCCTCCGTTACAGTTTTTATCCTCAAAACAATCTTCACCATTTCCTGTTCATCACCATAAACCATCCTATCCAAGTTTCTCTGAATGGACTACTCCAAACACTAGTAGCAAACCTTCCCTGCGTGTCATTAATGGTTATGCCGTGAACCTTAAAGATAGTAATGCTTGTGATAACTCAAAATCAACATCGTCTGTGCAGTTGAATACTTGTTTTCTCGATTTTCTTGGCTCAACCTCTACTGCTCCTTCTCTTACTCATGAATATCATCCAATTCCATACTTGAAGAGCAGCAGTTGTGCTAGTTATAACTTtcttccaaaccctagttctgctgATGACTTTAAGGGTTCTGTGAATGATTATGATATTCGTACTGAACCAGCAAGTCCAGTTAATGGTATGGATTTCTTCCAAACTGAATCGTCTGATTCTGGTTTATTGGAAGAAATAATCCATGGGTACTTTCCGAAATCTATTTCTACTCCAACTACTACTGCTGCTTCTAGGTTCAACTCTCCATCCTCTTCCTCCTCACCTCCATTAAAAACTTGTAAACACAACAATACTGATGATTTTGATGTTGAAGTGAATAAAACGGAGACTGAAATGTCATATGTTCATCATCATGTACCATCATCAACTTCAAATGAGATGATGAATGATGAGGATTTCAATTTGTATTTGGATTATCGTCGTCAACAACAGAAGTATGAAGGGGTTGGTTTATATTCTCATCAGAATAATGGTTTTCCTGCAGTTGGTCCTTGCGGCGAGGAACTAATGTTTGAAAATATTGTTCAGTACCCTGAATTGCTTGACATGTTTGCTGCCAAGTTGCAGAATGCTTGA